A single region of the Zootoca vivipara chromosome 2, rZooViv1.1, whole genome shotgun sequence genome encodes:
- the LOC118081544 gene encoding keratin, type II cytoskeletal 4-like: MHRRYSIHGVHVDQHLLEPFHVDICPEIQKVRQQEMEQMKNLNSQFADFIDKVQCLEQKNQLLATKWSFLQKQAKPPTKCLKSIFEQFICNLKKQLDHLLCEKGKLETDCECSKEEAEDCKCRYEEKANQRCAAENKFGELKKDRDCVVLTNAELEIQVSLLSQEIEFLRCIYLKEEAQLDHHTGDLDVVVKMDNSRGLDMDSIIAILREEYKEIVQRSKAEADAFYQNKYEEAQSKRCCFKGDLKKYKQQISELTRRIEKLQCEIQSVQKENDELQKAVCDGTEGGDCALKDAQEKYAELVEALRNGKDELACLVCDYQELLNTKLALDIEIAAYKSLLEGEEERMSKDCANSVSICK, encoded by the exons ATGCATAGAAGATACAGCATCCATGGGGTACATGTTGACCAACATCTGCTGGAGCCTTTCCACGTAGACATCTGCCCTGAGATCCAGAAAGTGAGACAACAGGAAATGGAGCAGATGAAGAACCTTAACAGCCAATTTGCTGATTTCATTGATAAG GTGCAGTGCTTGGAACAGAAGAACCAGCTGCTTGCAACCAAATGGTCCTTCCTACAGAAACAAGCCAAACCACCCACAAAATGTCTGAAATCTATTTTCGAGCAGTTCATTTGCAACCTGAAGAAGCAGCTGGATCATTTGCTGTGCGAGAAGGGAAAACTGGAGACTGATTGTGAGTGTtcaaaagaggaggctgaggactGCAAGTGCAG GTATGAAGAGAAAGCAAACCAACGCTGTGCTGCAGAGAacaaatttggagaactgaagaag GATAGAGACTGTGTCGTTTTGACCAATGCAGAGCTGGAGATACAAGTCAGTCTCCTCTCCCAAGAGATCGAGTTCCTGAGATGCATATATCTGAAG GAGGAAGCTCAACTGGACCATCACACTGGAGATTTGGATGTGGTTGTGAAAATGGACAACAGCAGGGGTTTAGACATGGACAGCATTATTGCCATCCTCAGGGAAGAGTACAAAGAAATTGTCCAGAGGAGCAAAGCCGAGGCAGATGCCTTTTACCAAAACAAG TATGAAGAGGCTCAAAGCAAGAGATGCTGCTTCAAGGGAGACCTGAAGAAATACAAGCAGCAGATTTCAGAACTTACAAGGAGGATTGAGAAGCTTCAGTGTGAAATTCAGAGTGTGCAAAAGGAG AATGATGAGCTGCAGAAGGCCGTCTGTGATGGGACGGAAGGTGGTGACTGTGCCCTGAAAGATGCTCAGGAGAAATATGCTGAGTTGGTGGAGGCCCTTCGGAATGGCAAAGACGAACTGGCATGCCTGGTGTGTGACTACCAGGAGCTACTGAATACAAAGCTTGCCCTAGATATTGAGATTGCAGCCTACAAAAGCTTgctggaaggggaagaggagag GATGTCCAAAGATTGTGCAAACTCAGTCAGCATATGTAAGTAG